Part of the Cynocephalus volans isolate mCynVol1 chromosome 11, mCynVol1.pri, whole genome shotgun sequence genome is shown below.
CTGGAGTGGTTAATTGAAGGAGAAAGTATTTTTACGTCGTGCTGTGCTATGTACCTGCCAGAGCAAGTGAGCTTATAAATGTGCTTTATTTAGATAACGTTTTAGGTTTTCTGCTCCTAATGCTGGTAAAAATAGTAACCATGAGAGTGTGAGGAGGTGGTTTGATGACAAGTAAGGGTTAGAAATAAAATGTCCCTGCTCTGAGGTATTCTCAAGGTCTCTAAAGGTTAGTGTTGTCTGATCTTATTTAACTCTCTTATGTAAATTATTGGCGAAAGATATAGATATTAAAAACTGAGTTTACAGATAACCCTAAAAACTCTAGACAAAATATCAAGAGGAAGTCAGTCAgcaaaatattaattaaacaGCAATGTTGGGCCAAGCATTGTTCTAGGAACTAGTGATCAGGACAGATACAGTTCTAACcctcaaaaaatgataaattccaGTGGGGAGAAAATAGACGATAAAGACATATAAGATAATTTAAAGATCAATACATGCTATACAGAATACCTAATCAGGTAATTATGACAGAGAGTGACTATCCCTGTTTATCAGTGTGGTCAGTGAAGGCTTCTCTGAAGAGGACACACTTTTGCTGAGAGAAATTGGGAAAGCTCACTTAAGGTTTGTCAGCCACTATTCTGAAGTACTGCTCCAGCTGTCCACTTCAGTAGCATTATTTGTGCACATACAAGCACATAcacttattattatttcctttgtacCTACAGAAGGGATGCTTCCTCTGTAGGCTAAAGCTGTAGAGAATGTTACTGAATTGCTCTCCTGGCTCCCTTTTCTGGATGATTCTTCATAAGCAAATTTATGTCTGAAAACCTGACACAGAATGGAAATGGTTACAGAATCTTGTTCTCAAGCTCCTACCAAGAGGGTCAACAGAGAGATGGCAAGTAGGAGTGCAAGATTTAGATTCTGCTGTGACTTTTTCCCCCCAGCAGGTTGTACTGGTGGGGTTAGAAGGACACTGGCACATCTTTTCCCTGGCATTTTTTCTGGAGGGGTCATCTTAGACATTTTGGGTTCAGTACCTGTGAGGACGCTCTTTTGAACCCAATTGTATTTCCTTGTCTCTAGGTTTCAGCCCCAGCGCAGGAACAAGAAATGCATTTGGAGGAGACAACAGCTCTGGGTGCAACAAAGGAATATCTTCCTACCTCACCCCTCCGTGGGGGCTCAGCCCCTGGAGCCCACCTGGAGACTACACATGACCCAGGGGCACAGCAACTCCCTAATGGGCACTTTGGTACTCATCTCCCCAGCTCatgcctcccttctctcctctggaGGCTCTTTTTATTTATCTGCCTATCTCCCACCCCATTGGAATCCCTCGCTGGCTTGCATCTGTCCTCTTTCCCCAGTGACCTTGTCTGTTCCTTTTGCTTATTCTGCATCATTTATGTATTTTGCAAGTTTTTGCCAAGTACCTGTCATAGAAAAAGCACTGTCGGAGACCAGACAGATGTAGTACACTATCACTGTttcatggaggaggtggcagTGGACTGGACAGTGAAAAGTAGTAGGTGTGCCTTGGGGGAGGATCTTAAAAGTGAGAGAAAAGTAGTAGGTGTGCCACTAGATGAGAATATAAGCAAACACTCTAAGTTGGGGGTTTCTTGGGCCCTCATTGAGGTGGGGTCAGGAAAGGCTTATGTGGGAACCTGAGCCTTTCTCATACAGGACCTTGAGGCTGAGGCCAGGAAGCTTTTAGGGATCAGAGGATGATTTGTTAGAAATAGTATTTCAGGAGGATAACTCTGGCACAGATGAACATTATGGGTTGAATAATTCCATAATTCCACTGGAGGGGACCTCAGTGGAAAGGCAGTGCAGTAGAATAGATGTCAGACAGCTACTGCCTAAACTGGGGTGAgtagaatggaaaagaaaacaagtgagAGAAACATTGTGAGGGAAGAATCTATGGACTTGGATGTGaaatgagaggaaagaaaattagagtTTTGGCTGATGATAGAATCATTGACAGGACTtggaaaatcaagaaaggaaggtGGTAAGAACATGCATGTTAGGCACTGAACTTGAGTGTTGTGGGACATCCAAGTGAAATGTCAGGAGGCAACCGGAAGTGTGGGATGGGGCCTAGGAGAGAAGTGAGGCTGTGAGAGCAGTGTTAAAGTAGTGAGAGCCAGTGAGATCGCTGACAAAGAAGAAGCACCAGAGCCTGAGCTTCAAGGAGCATCCATAATAAGAGGGCATGGGGGTCAAGTCAGGCTTGGCTAGTGCTCGGGAAGCTATGGGTGAGAGAATGTGGGCAGATGTATGGCTTCTTTCAGAGAGGTTGGAGAGAATGGGGACTGGAAGGAACACCCAGTCCTCAGTTTAACCAGGGACCTTCTACTGTGTTCTCCCGGGAAAATTCACAGCACACTAGGGATAATGCCTTTATAGAAGATGGATGAGAGTCAATGTGTGTGGAGCTGCCTGGGCTCTCTTGAATCCACTCATTGGGAATGTAGATCTATGGGCGCTGAAGGCAGGGCTTGTCCCACTCAtagctttctttccttcctcagcTCAGCTTGCTTCCCCAGTTCCTACCCATCCCCAAGTGGGGAGCTCAGGAGACCAAGGAGCAGCAACTGTGCTTCAGATGGTCAGGCCCCAGGTGAGCttgattctttctgtttctcccaAGATCCCATGGCTGTGGCCCAAGAATGGCCAGAGCTCACCTCCAGGGCTCTGTCCCATCTGAGACTCCTCCTGGGGCTCTTCTGCCTACTGGCTCCCCCTGGAACAGTCTTGCCCTGGACTTGTCCTTTTCCATGTGTCATCGCAGATGCTGTCCTCCTCCCCTTTGCAGACCGAGATCCCATACTCCATGTCATCATACCCCCGATGACTCTTCCCTTCAGGCAGGGAACGTTCCTGAGCAATAGAAGTTTGTCATTCCAGGAGACTGTGGCGTATGAGGACCTGTCTGTGGGCTATCTTCAGAGGAAGTGGAAGGGTCTGGCACTCAGTCAGAGAGGCCTGTCCTGGAACATCATGCCAGAAAATTACCACAGCGTGGCCTTATTGGGTAATGATCCTCTTCCCCACTGACTTAGAGTCTGCATTCTCTACATTTTCTTTACTATATTCTTTGTCTGTTTAAACTTTTAattgtgaaaaattttaaaacatagaatAAGTAGAGAATAGTATAGTGAGCCTCTCTGTACCTATCGCTCCACTTTAACAATTATCCACATTGTCTTTACTTCGTTATTGATTGATGTAGGGTGGTTTAGTTAGGGCTTTTTTAGTTGTATGGAATAGAGAGTCACTTAACTTATTGTAAGCAAGGAGCTCTATGTGTTGTAAAGCTCAAAGGAAAGGGAACCCACAACCAACTGATCAGCTAGACTAGACTGTGGGAAGCAGGGCCTTCGGAGGCTGGGCCCTGACCCAAGGCAGCCCAGGATCCTCAGCagcaaaaacaaatgaatttttacATTCACACTGTGTTGCAGTGTGAATGTAACACAGCTGCTCCCTGCATGTCAGTTTTCTCTCTGTTGTCCTCCTTCTGGTACCCATTTTCTTCACTCTGAATCTTTTGTCCCCATCATAGCTCCATCTTAATTCTACTGTCTGTTCCCTCATACTCATTTTCTTGCTGTGGCTCCTAATAGCTTAGCTTCTCTCCATGCATCATTTCAGCTTACATTCCTCCTCCTAAGTGCCTTAATTTTGCCTATTTCCAGTTTAGAATTTAGTTAGAGAAAGATTTTGATTGGTACAGCCATTAAATATCATCTATTTTTGGTCAGAACTTGAGGCCAGGCTACCTTACCTGATTACCATACAGATAAGGTACACTGGAGTCTAGTACCTGACACTGGCCTAGTTGACTGTGGTCCATCATGGGATTTTCAGGGTCATATGGCACAAAGAAGTGTTGCCTACACTTCTCTGTCTACAAAGACTGGGACAGGGCAGTTTCCTGGAAGGGGCTATTGGCAGGACTGGTTCTGTGATTGATGAGTTTAGAACAGTAGCCCACTCTGGAGAGGGAGGGCTTAGAAGTCATTGACTCAGACATGTTTAACTTTCCATATGCTAAACAGTGTGATAGCCATGGCCCTGATTAAGACATGATTCAAAGGAACCAACAATTAGGTCTTTATATAGGACCATTATTACTCTGTCTTCTCCCATATTTTGTATTTAAACATTCCAGAATTCAAGGCAAATATTCAACTGTTCAGATAccttattattttagaaaatcaaaatcccaaagacatattttaatttatatttcaaattattgATGCCTCTCTTAATTTTTATGGGAGTACAGAACTGACTCGTACCAGTCCAGTGCTCTGGAGTCCAGACGTATCCGAACTTTTAGAGCTCTGCTGTGCCCTTCAACAGTGTCCCCCAGCATTTCTGAACCCATTTCTGAACCCTTCTCCAAATATTGTCACTGTCCTATCATACAAGATCTCTCCTGTTTGTACACTTTCCATATCATACCTTCATAATATAAATCTCTTGTCAACTCACTCCCATCTATGCCCTCCcagtttcttttatttaactTGAGGTATTTGCTAGCCTTCTCTCTCCCAACATCTGTTCTGAGAACCATGGAACCATACAACATCATGGTTAGAAAGGATCttagagtaaattttttttaaaggagacatAGCATCTAAGTGACTTCTGTAAGATCACATCATGCTTTACAATCTGGTCTCTTGCCCTCCGACTGCCCTCCTGACTCGTGCTATGCTGGCTCAACATCTGTCTGTCCTGGTacctctttttccatccttctccACTACCAATATCCCCCTCCTTGTTTTTTTGTCTTGGAAGAAAAAATTGACCTATTTCCCATTTCATTCTTGTTCTTATTGTGTCATCTCATTCCTTAACCACTATGTGACTTTTCTTATTATACATCTGCTCTTGAGGACTCTGTTTCCCCAACAGgacaaaaaaatgaatgaaaattgttCTGTTCTTTCTCTGGCAGTGGATGAGAAGAGGATGGAGAGCTCAGAGTTGACTCCAAAGCAGGAAATTTCTAAAGGATCCGAATCATCTGATACAACATCAGGGAAACCAGAGGCTGGAGATGTCTGTGAAGACACTTTAGAGAAACTAGAAGGGCAACCCTCAGATGAAGAAGGGAGCAGACTGGAAAGTGATTTCTTGGCAATAACAGTCAAGGATAAGAGAAAATCCACAAAGGACAGATGTGAGGAATATAAGGAAGTAGAGGAAAACACAAATCTGTCCTTCGGTCCTGCTGAACATGAAGTAGTTCTAAAGGGACAGAAATTCTATCAATGTGATGAATGTGGCAAATCTTTCAATCGGAGTTCACACCTCATTGGCCACCAGAGAATCCACAcgggagagaaaccctatgagtgtAATGAGTGTGGTAAGACCTTCAGGCAGTCCTCTCAGCTAATTGTTCATCTCAGAACCCACACaggagaaaaaccctatgaatgcaGTGAGTGTGGAAAGACCTATCGACACAGCTCCCATCTCATTCAACACCAGAGACTCCATAATGGGGAGAAACCTTataaatgtaatgagtgtgggaaagcttttaatCAGAGTTGCCAACTCATTGATCACCAAAGAACCCATACTGgggagaaaccttatgaatgcaATGAGTGTGGAGAGGCATTTATTCGGAATAAAAGTCTTGTCCGACATCAGATTCTTCACACTGGTAAGAAACCT
Proteins encoded:
- the ZKSCAN7 gene encoding zinc finger protein with KRAB and SCAN domains 7, which codes for MTTKVRGSLGLIPRSAVFQKQEGRLTVKQEQGSQTWGQGYSLQKNHPPVCEIFRLHFRQLCYHEMSGPQEALSRLRELCRWWLMPEVHTKEQILELLVLEQFLSILPAELQTWVQLHHPESGDEAVAVVEDFQRHLSGPGEVSAPAQEQEMHLEETTALGATKEYLPTSPLRGGSAPGAHLETTHDPGAQQLPNGHFAQLASPVPTHPQVGSSGDQGAATVLQMVRPQETVAYEDLSVGYLQRKWKGLALSQRGLSWNIMPENYHSVALLVDEKRMESSELTPKQEISKGSESSDTTSGKPEAGDVCEDTLEKLEGQPSDEEGSRLESDFLAITVKDKRKSTKDRCEEYKEVEENTNLSFGPAEHEVVLKGQKFYQCDECGKSFNRSSHLIGHQRIHTGEKPYECNECGKTFRQSSQLIVHLRTHTGEKPYECSECGKTYRHSSHLIQHQRLHNGEKPYKCNECGKAFNQSCQLIDHQRTHTGEKPYECNECGEAFIRNKSLVRHQILHTDGETGTEEVLIPKRHS